The following is a genomic window from Hymenobacter gelipurpurascens.
ATGATTTCCTGCTCCCGGTCGAGGTTGCGGATGAGGCGGTGGAAGATATAGCTGTCGTCCTGCTTCTCCAGCTTCACGCACACGCGCTTATCGTAGCCGGTGTGCACGGTATGGTCGCCGTAACGGAAGGAAAGGTCGAAGTGAATGTGGTCGGAAACGGTAGATTCTGCTGTGGCTGTAGCTACCGCAGCACGACGTGCTGGAGCCACCGGAGTGCGGCTCACGCTGGGCTCCAGCGTCATGACGGTGGCGCCCGGAGCATCCGAAAACGTTAGCTGTGGCCTAGCCACGTAACGCTCCGAGCGGATATCGAAGCCGCGGGCATGCACATCAAACGATTCCACCAGCGGTGCCACAAAGCGCTGGAAGTAGCTGTCTTCTACCTGCCGCGGAATAACAATGAACTTCTTGTTCAGGAAGGGCTTCAGCTTCTTGCCATCTACCTCCTTATGGAAGTTGTGCAGCACATCACCCAGCAACAGCCAGGCGGGTTGTTCACTGATTATAACTGCGTTCTTGTATTGAAAATCGAGTTTCTGCCCCTGATACTGTATAGTAGGAAAGTAGTGCGTGCTATCCTCGTTGCGCCGGAAATGGAACAATACCGACGCCGGCTCTGGTGCTACGCTTATTTCGCGCCAGGTGGGCTCACCATCTTTGCCCGTTATAAATACCAGCTTGCCCTGGAGCCGCTCCAGAATCTGGCCCATGCGCTCCTGCACAAACTGACCGATGGTTTCCTGTAGTCCTTTATCGCCTTTTTCGGCGTCGTAAATCTTTAGAAAGAACTCTGCTGGTGTCGCTTTTTTCGGCCAAAACTCCTTGATAACTGCATCCTGCTGCACCTGATCGGTAAGGGCAATTAGCTCAAAATCAATTTCATCCAGGCCATCGGCAAATTCTGGCGCATTTTTAGCGGATACTGTTTGATGCTGAAGCGTGAGCTGCCCGCGCTGGTTGCGCTGCACTACATACGACTCAAACAGGTACCCTAAATACTCATGCTCGAGTAAAGAGTAGACGATTTGAAAAGGCTGTGAAGTCGAAACCTTCATAGTCGGCGGCTAAAGGGCGGCAATGGAAGTAATAATAATCGCTAAATAGCCGATTTTTTCACGAATAGTAAAATACATTCCAAGAATAGTTACATTATCCAGACCAACTACCTCTCAAGGCAGCCTAACACACCTTGTGAGTAGACGAAGATAAACGCCTTTCTTAGGTAAAATCACATCAACCCGAAAGGTTTCTATAAAAACCGAGAGGGCACACAGATGTTTTTGCCTGAATTATAGACACTTATACCTAAATGCGCTCCTCTTTAGGAATTGTCTTAAGTGATGGTGCGCTCGTAGAGCTCAACCGTTATAGCTCAACCGTAACCTAGGCCTATAGGTTATCTCTCACATCCAAATGTGAAGCGTTCAGGGCTGGTCGGATAGAGACGGAGATGGTAATAATAATGATAGCAATAGCGGTCAGGGCGATATCGGCCGCCTGCATCTTCACAGGGTAAGAATCGACTACGCTAGTAGCCATACCCATGCTCACCAGGCCAAAAGTCTGCTGGGCCCAGCATATGCTCACGCCTAGCACTAGGCCAGTTATGGCCCCCACTAAGGCTACAATGGCGCCTTCAAACAGGAAGATGTTGCGCACCGTACGGGTGCTGGCACCCATGGCCATGAGCACGGCAATATCCTTGCGCTTGTCAATCACAAGCATCGACAGCGAAAAGAAGATATTGAGGGAGGCAATGAGCAAAATGAAGGCGAACGTGATGAACACGAACATCTTTTCTACTTTGATGGCCTTCAGTAAGCTCACGTGCTGCTCATCCGAATCAAGCACTTTGAAGCCGGAGCCCAGCTGCTTCTTTAGCGCTCCTTTTACGTCACTGACGCTGTTGCCTTTGCGCACTTTCACCTCCAGGGAGGTGCGCCGGTTGCCGTATTTCAGCAGTTCCTGCGCAAAGTCAAGCGGCACATAGATGTAGCTGTCATCAATGTGCTGCTCAATCAAGAAAACGCCACCAGCCAGAATACTTTGCTCATTGAAAGCCGTTTCGGGGTTCATCGACAGCGCTTTCTTACCCGTGTTGTTGGGGTACAGCAGGCGCATAGGAGAGAAACGGTTGTTGAGCGTGATGCTCAATTCGTGCTGCACGCCCGCACCCAGCAGGGCATAGCTGGCGCCGTCGCGGTGCAGGCGGTGGTCGCCATCCACAATGGCCGAATCGATGTTGCTTTGGTAGTGGTAGTTATCGGAAACGCCTTTCATCTTGACCACCATCTGGCGGTCGTGGTACTGGAGCAGGGCGTTGTCCTCAATGACTTGGGTAACCAGGGCCACTCCGCGCGTAGTGGTCAGGCGCGTGAGCAGCGGGGCCTTTACCTCAAACGACTTTCCCTCCACAGCCGTCACAACCAAATCGGGGTCAGACTTGCCGTAAAGACTGCGCACCAGATCCTCCAGCCCATTGAACACGGACAGCACGATGATCAACGCCATAGTGCCCACCGCCACGCCAATCATGGAGATGTTCGATATGATGCTGATAATGTTGCGCTTCTTCTTCGAGAGAAAATAACGCCGGGCAATGAGCAAGGGTACGTTCACGTGCGGGGCGCGGAGAGGCGGAGCTGGTGAAAAGGCGGAATACGACTAAATAGGACTCAACTAGACTGGACCAAGATACGCCGCCAAACGCAAAAGGTCTATTTCCAGGCTTTCACGATGAGGCCCGTGCCGGAGTCGTGCTTGGTATTGGCATCGAACCAGTTCAGCAACAGGCAGAACGGAAACGTAACCAGATAATAGAAGGGCAGCAGCACGAAAAACCATTTGGAGTAGCCAAGCATGAGGATAGGGTACTTCATGCTAAGGCGCCACGAAACCTGGCCGGGCTCACCATAGCTGTACTGCGCCTCAATGCGCTCAAAGCCGGCCGTACGGAGCTTCTGCTGAATCTCGTGGATGTTGTAGCCATCGCGCACGTGCTCCTCAATGAAGCTGGTTTCGCCATCGGCGTGCACATCGGAGCCGCCCTGGTCAGAGGGGGTGGAAATGAGCAGCATGCCGCCATCCTTGAGGGAGGCGTGAATGTTACGAAACACTTCCACATCTTCCAGAATGTGCTCCATTACATCCACGGACAGGGCCAGATCGAAGGTGTTGGGCTGCTGATACAGCACCAGATCCTGCACGGCAAACTGGGCGTTGGTGCGGCCTATCTGCCGGAAGAAGCGGTTGGAGTCGGCCACCTGCTCGTCCTTCACATCTACGGCCAGAATTTCCCACTTCTTGCTCAGGCCCGACATCCAGTAGGTGTACTGTCCGTAGCCGGAACCAGCGTCGAGGATGCTTATGGCTTCCTCAGTGCGGCCTTTCGACCACTTCCGCAACTCGCGGTGCACGTGCCAAGTGCGGAGCAGCAACAAATCCAGCAGATGATAGAAGATGCGCCGCAACAGCGGAGTGCGGTTGAAGACTTCGCCGAGCGACTTCTTAATCGGGTCGTAGTACAAGGAGGTGAAATTGTGAGTTTGTGAAGTTGTGAAGTTGTGGATTGATGAAGTGTAGAGAGGAAGTTCAGCACACTGGCTTACTGGCCTTTCGCAACTTCACAAACTCACAAGTTCACCTTAGCTACTCGTCTTCGTCGGCGAACAGCTTGGGACGCTGGGGCTTTTGGCCGTCGGTGTCGGTATCGGACTCGCCTTCGGCGGGGGCCGGCGGAATGTGCAGGTCGCCGAACACTTTGTCCATGTGGGCCGCGTAGGCCGCCGAGTCATCAATGAAGAACTGCAGGTCGGGCACAATGCGCAGCTGCTTGCCTACACGCTTGGCCAGGGCCTGCCGAATCACCTTTACGTTATCCTCTACCAATACCTGCTGGGCCTGGGCATCTTTGGCCAATAGCAGGCTCAGGTACACGCGGGCCACGCCTAAGTCGGGCGAAACGCGCACCAGGCTAATGCCCGGTGGTAAGCCCGGGAACAAGTGCGGGAGGTCGCGCTGAAATACGGCGGCCAGTTCCTGCTGGAGCAGGCTGGCTACTTTTTGCTGTCGTTTGCTTTCCATAAGAATCCGCAAAGATAGGAAGTTAGGGGCTTGGCAGCGCAGGAAGTTGGCGGAAGGAAGTTGCGACAGACTGGCCTAGGAGCAGCCACGAGCAAAACCTCCGCGATAAGGCTGGTCGTGCTGGTGGCCTAGGCGGTTATCTTTGCCTTGTTCTGGCTGGGCCAAGGTGGCCTAGGCCACCTTTAGCCCGGCCCACTCACGTCTCTTTTTAGCTTCGATCTTCCTTGCTTCAATTTTTTAAAAGCTCGCTGCTCACGCGGCTGTTTGCCCTCGTGGTACTGCTGCTGGCCATCCGGCTTCCGCTGCTGTGGTGGGGCGTGGCTCTCACGCCGGTAGAGCTACACTGCCTGCTGGTGGGCGAGCGGCTACGCGAAGGCGCCCTCCCCTACCGCGACCTGTACGACAGCACGGCTCCCCTGGCGGCGGCGCTGTTTGGGCTGTTGGAATTTGTGGGCAACCGCCCCTTGTGGCTCTACCGCATATTGGCGCTGGCCCTACTCACCCTACAGGCCCTGCGCTTCAACTTTGTGCTGAACCGCGCCGATGTGCATCCGGAGCGCGGCTACGTGGGCGCGCTTACGTATCTGCTGCTGGGCAGCCTCACCTCCGATCTGGATACGTTGTCGCCGCTGCTGCTAGGCCACACTTTTATTGTGGCGGCCCTAAGTGCCCTGTTGCCGACTTCACGGGAGGGCTACGACAACCGCCGCTTGTTTCGGGCGGGTTTTCTGGTGGGCCTGGCCGCGTTGTGCTATCTGCCGCTGGCGCTCTTTCTGCTCGTAGGCCTGTTTGCGGTTATCATCTTCGCGGCCAATTCCTTCAGGAGCTTTCTGCTGCTGGTGTGTGGCTTCCTGTTTCCGTACGCGGTGGCCGGCACGTTCTTTCTCTACACCGATTCCTTGCCGGGCTTCGCGCAGTTTCATCTGCAGCCCACTCTGCTCGGCCTCGTAAATGAAACCGACGGCCTGCCGCTGTGGGTGCTCCTGCGGCTCATGATTCTGCCGGGTGTGCTGCTCTTGCTGGGCCTAGTGCGCAGCTTTACTACCCCGCTGGGTCTGGTTTTCCAGATTAAGTTTCAGCAGCTGATGCTGGTGTGGCTGCTGGCGGCGGCGGCCATGGCTGCCGTTGGGCGCGGTATGGCCACCGGTACGCTGGTGCTGTTCCTGCCCCCGATTACGTATTACTGTCTGTTTTTGTGGCAGAAAGCCCGCCGCGCCTGGGTGCCCGAGGTGCTGCTGCTGGCCGTGCTAGCAACCGTACTCGTAATCCGCTACCGTACTGTTTTGCACTTGGAG
Proteins encoded in this region:
- a CDS encoding FtsX-like permease family protein, whose product is MNVPLLIARRYFLSKKKRNIISIISNISMIGVAVGTMALIIVLSVFNGLEDLVRSLYGKSDPDLVVTAVEGKSFEVKAPLLTRLTTTRGVALVTQVIEDNALLQYHDRQMVVKMKGVSDNYHYQSNIDSAIVDGDHRLHRDGASYALLGAGVQHELSITLNNRFSPMRLLYPNNTGKKALSMNPETAFNEQSILAGGVFLIEQHIDDSYIYVPLDFAQELLKYGNRRTSLEVKVRKGNSVSDVKGALKKQLGSGFKVLDSDEQHVSLLKAIKVEKMFVFITFAFILLIASLNIFFSLSMLVIDKRKDIAVLMAMGASTRTVRNIFLFEGAIVALVGAITGLVLGVSICWAQQTFGLVSMGMATSVVDSYPVKMQAADIALTAIAIIIITISVSIRPALNASHLDVRDNL
- a CDS encoding class I SAM-dependent methyltransferase, producing the protein MYYDPIKKSLGEVFNRTPLLRRIFYHLLDLLLLRTWHVHRELRKWSKGRTEEAISILDAGSGYGQYTYWMSGLSKKWEILAVDVKDEQVADSNRFFRQIGRTNAQFAVQDLVLYQQPNTFDLALSVDVMEHILEDVEVFRNIHASLKDGGMLLISTPSDQGGSDVHADGETSFIEEHVRDGYNIHEIQQKLRTAGFERIEAQYSYGEPGQVSWRLSMKYPILMLGYSKWFFVLLPFYYLVTFPFCLLLNWFDANTKHDSGTGLIVKAWK
- a CDS encoding ribosome-binding factor A; the protein is MESKRQQKVASLLQQELAAVFQRDLPHLFPGLPPGISLVRVSPDLGVARVYLSLLLAKDAQAQQVLVEDNVKVIRQALAKRVGKQLRIVPDLQFFIDDSAAYAAHMDKVFGDLHIPPAPAEGESDTDTDGQKPQRPKLFADEDE